The Enterobacter asburiae genome window below encodes:
- the cpsB gene encoding mannose-1-phosphate guanyltransferase, translated as MSQTTLYPVVMAGGSGSRLWPLSRVLYPKQFLCLKGDLTMLQTTVNRLHGVECESPVVICNEQHRFIVAEQLRQLNKLTENIILEPAGRNTAPAIALAALAAKRSSPDCDPLMLVLAADHVIQQEDAFRDAVRAAIPYAESGKLVTFGIVPDLPETGYGYIRRGSVTPGEGDSVAFDVAQFVEKPNLETAQAYVASGEYYWNSGMFLFRAGRYLEELRKYRPDILNACEKAMAVVDPDLDFIRVDEEAFLACPEESIDYAVMERTADAVVVPMDAGWSDVGSWSSLWEISAHTPEGNVHHGDVISHKTENSYVYAESGLVTTVGVKDLVVVQTKDAVLIADRNAVQDVKKVVEQIKADGRHEHHIHREVYRPWGKYDSIDSGDRYQVKRITVKPGEGLSVQMHHHRAEHWVVVAGTAKVTIDGEIKLLGENESIYIPLGATHCLENPGKIPLDLIEVRSGSYLEEDDIVRFQDRYGRV; from the coding sequence ATGAGTCAAACCACTTTGTATCCGGTTGTGATGGCTGGTGGCTCTGGTAGCCGGTTGTGGCCGCTGTCCCGCGTGCTCTATCCAAAACAGTTCCTCTGCCTGAAAGGGGATCTCACCATGCTGCAGACGACGGTAAACCGTCTGCACGGCGTGGAGTGTGAAAGCCCGGTGGTGATCTGTAACGAACAGCACCGCTTTATTGTTGCCGAGCAGCTGCGCCAGCTGAATAAGCTCACCGAAAACATCATCCTGGAGCCTGCCGGACGCAATACCGCGCCTGCGATCGCCCTGGCGGCGCTGGCGGCAAAACGCAGCAGCCCGGACTGTGACCCGCTGATGCTGGTCCTGGCGGCAGACCACGTTATCCAGCAGGAAGACGCCTTCCGCGACGCGGTGCGTGCGGCGATCCCTTACGCCGAGAGCGGCAAGCTGGTGACCTTCGGCATCGTGCCGGATCTGCCGGAAACCGGCTATGGCTACATTCGTCGCGGCAGCGTGACGCCGGGTGAAGGCGACAGCGTGGCGTTTGACGTGGCGCAGTTTGTTGAAAAACCGAATCTGGAAACCGCGCAGGCGTATGTCGCCAGCGGTGAATATTACTGGAACAGCGGGATGTTCCTGTTCCGTGCCGGACGCTACCTGGAAGAGCTGCGCAAATACCGCCCGGATATTCTGAATGCCTGCGAGAAAGCGATGGCGGTGGTGGACCCGGATCTCGACTTCATCCGCGTGGATGAAGAGGCGTTCCTCGCCTGCCCGGAAGAGTCCATTGACTATGCGGTGATGGAACGTACGGCGGACGCCGTCGTGGTACCTATGGATGCGGGCTGGAGCGATGTCGGCTCCTGGTCCTCTCTGTGGGAGATCAGCGCCCATACCCCGGAGGGTAACGTCCACCACGGCGATGTTATTAGCCACAAAACGGAAAACAGCTACGTCTACGCCGAATCCGGCCTGGTGACCACGGTCGGGGTGAAGGATCTGGTGGTTGTCCAGACCAAGGACGCCGTGCTGATTGCCGACCGTAACGCCGTGCAGGACGTTAAAAAAGTGGTGGAGCAGATCAAGGCCGATGGCCGTCACGAGCACCATATTCACCGCGAAGTCTACCGTCCGTGGGGGAAATATGACTCCATTGACTCCGGTGACCGCTACCAGGTGAAACGCATCACCGTGAAGCCGGGCGAGGGGCTGTCGGTGCAGATGCACCATCACCGCGCCGAGCACTGGGTGGTGGTTGCGGGTACCGCTAAAGTCACTATCGACGGTGAAATCAAACTGCTGGGTGAAAACGAGTCCATTTATATTCCGCTGGGGGCGACGCACTGTCTGGAGAACCCGGGGAAAATTCCTCTCGACTTAATTGAGGTGCGCTCCGGCTCGTATCTGGAAGAGGACGATATCGTGCGCTTCCAGGACCGCTACGGGCGGGTGTAG
- the wcaI gene encoding colanic acid biosynthesis fucosyltransferase WcaI has protein sequence MKILVYGINYSPELTGIGKYTGEMVEWMASQGHDVRVITAPPYYPEWKVGERYSSWRYRREEGAATVWRCPLYVPKQPSTLKRLLHLGSFALSSFFPLMAQRRWKPDRIIGVVPTLFCTPGMRLLGKLSGARTLLHIQDYEVDAMLGLGMAGKSKGGKVAKLASAFERSGLHNVDYVSTISRSMMNKAQEKGVPAEKVIFFPNWSEVARFRDVTEQDAHVLRAQLGLPEDQKIILYSGNIGEKQGLESVIEAAQLLSEHPWTFVIVGQGGGKARLEKMAGERGLTNVKFFPLQSYEALPALLKMGDCHLVVQKRGAADAVLPSKLTNILAVGGNAVITAEAETELGQLCDSYPGIAVCVEPESVPALVTGIEQALAMPKVNTVAREYAERTLEKENVLSQFIADIRG, from the coding sequence ATGAAGATCCTCGTATACGGAATCAACTACTCGCCGGAATTAACCGGCATCGGAAAATACACCGGCGAGATGGTCGAGTGGATGGCGAGCCAGGGACATGACGTGCGGGTCATTACCGCGCCGCCGTACTACCCGGAGTGGAAAGTCGGGGAGCGCTACTCAAGCTGGCGCTACCGTCGCGAAGAGGGTGCAGCGACCGTCTGGCGCTGCCCGCTGTATGTCCCTAAGCAGCCCTCAACGCTGAAACGGTTACTTCATCTGGGCAGCTTTGCCCTGAGCAGTTTTTTCCCGCTGATGGCGCAGCGTCGCTGGAAGCCGGATCGCATTATCGGCGTGGTGCCGACGCTGTTCTGCACGCCGGGCATGCGCCTGCTGGGCAAACTCTCCGGCGCGCGCACCCTGCTGCATATTCAGGATTATGAAGTTGACGCCATGCTGGGCCTGGGGATGGCAGGCAAAAGCAAGGGCGGCAAGGTGGCGAAGCTCGCCAGCGCGTTTGAGCGCAGCGGGCTGCACAACGTGGATTACGTCTCGACTATCTCGCGCTCGATGATGAACAAGGCGCAGGAGAAGGGCGTCCCGGCGGAGAAAGTCATTTTCTTCCCGAACTGGTCCGAAGTGGCGCGTTTTCGCGATGTAACTGAGCAAGATGCTCATGTCCTGCGCGCGCAGCTCGGTTTGCCTGAAGATCAAAAAATCATTCTTTACTCAGGCAACATCGGCGAAAAGCAGGGGCTGGAAAGCGTGATTGAAGCGGCCCAGCTGCTGAGTGAACATCCGTGGACGTTTGTGATTGTCGGGCAGGGCGGTGGAAAAGCGCGGCTGGAAAAAATGGCCGGGGAACGCGGCTTGACCAACGTGAAATTTTTCCCGCTTCAGTCTTACGAGGCATTGCCTGCGCTGCTGAAGATGGGCGACTGCCATCTGGTGGTCCAAAAACGCGGCGCCGCGGACGCGGTGCTGCCGTCCAAGCTGACCAACATTCTGGCAGTGGGCGGTAACGCGGTGATCACGGCAGAAGCCGAAACAGAATTAGGCCAGCTGTGTGACAGCTATCCGGGGATTGCCGTGTGCGTGGAGCCGGAATCGGTCCCGGCGCTGGTAACCGGAATTGAACAGGCACTTGCCATGCCAAAAGTGAACACGGTGGCACGTGAATATGCCGAACGCACGCTCGAAAAAGAGAACGTGCTGAGCCAATTTATTGCAGATATACGGGGATAA
- a CDS encoding GDP-mannose mannosyl hydrolase, translated as MFLSQEDFATVVRSTPLISIDLIVENERGEFLLGKRTNRPAQGFWFVPGGRVQKDETLSDAFERLTLAELGLQLPMAAGQFYGVWQHFYDDNFSGTGFTTHYIVLGFRLKVSEADLRLPDSQHDDYRWQTPEALLASDNVHDNSRAYFLAERQAEVPGI; from the coding sequence ATGTTTTTAAGTCAGGAAGATTTTGCCACGGTAGTGCGTTCCACTCCGCTCATCTCAATTGATTTGATCGTGGAGAACGAACGCGGCGAGTTCTTGCTGGGGAAACGAACCAACCGTCCTGCACAGGGCTTCTGGTTCGTGCCCGGCGGGCGCGTGCAGAAGGATGAGACGCTGAGCGATGCGTTTGAGCGACTCACTCTGGCGGAACTGGGCCTGCAGCTGCCGATGGCAGCGGGCCAGTTTTACGGGGTCTGGCAGCACTTCTATGACGATAACTTTTCAGGCACCGGGTTCACCACGCACTACATCGTGCTGGGGTTCCGCCTGAAGGTGAGTGAGGCAGACCTGCGTCTGCCTGATTCTCAGCATGACGACTACCGCTGGCAAACGCCAGAGGCGCTGCTTGCCAGCGACAATGTGCATGACAACAGTCGTGCCTATTTCCTGGCTGAACGTCAGGCCGAGGTGCCGGGCATATGA
- the fcl gene encoding GDP-L-fucose synthase — MTKQRIFVAGHRGMVGSAIVRQLEQRGDVEVVVRTRDELNLLDSRAVQDFFANERIDQVYLAAAKVGGIVANNTYPADFIYENMMIESNIIHAAHLHNVNKLLFLGSSCIYPKMAKQPIAESELLQGTLEATNEPYAIAKIAGIKLCESYNRQYNRDYRSVMPTNLYGPHDNFHPSNSHVIPALLRRFHEATAENAPDVVVWGSGTPMREFLHVDDMAAASIHVMELDREVWQENTEPMLSHINVGTGVDCTIRELAQTIAQVVGYKGRVVFDATKPDGTPRKLLDVTRLHQLGWYHEVSLEQGLASTYQWFLENQHRFRG; from the coding sequence ATGACAAAACAACGTATTTTTGTCGCCGGTCATCGCGGAATGGTGGGTTCCGCGATTGTTCGCCAGCTCGAACAGCGCGGTGACGTCGAGGTGGTTGTCCGCACGCGCGACGAGCTGAACCTGCTCGACAGCCGTGCGGTACAGGACTTCTTTGCTAACGAACGCATTGACCAGGTGTATCTGGCCGCGGCGAAGGTAGGCGGCATTGTTGCCAACAACACCTACCCTGCGGATTTCATCTACGAAAACATGATGATCGAGAGCAACATCATTCACGCGGCGCATTTGCACAACGTGAATAAGCTGCTGTTCCTCGGATCGTCCTGTATTTACCCGAAAATGGCGAAGCAGCCGATCGCCGAGAGCGAACTGCTGCAGGGCACGCTGGAAGCCACCAACGAGCCGTACGCGATTGCCAAGATTGCCGGGATCAAGCTGTGCGAGTCCTACAACCGTCAGTACAACCGCGACTATCGCTCGGTGATGCCGACCAACCTGTACGGACCGCACGACAACTTCCACCCGAGCAACTCGCACGTGATCCCGGCGCTGCTGCGCCGCTTCCACGAGGCTACCGCCGAGAACGCGCCGGACGTTGTGGTGTGGGGCAGCGGTACGCCGATGCGTGAATTCCTGCACGTGGACGACATGGCTGCCGCCAGCATTCACGTGATGGAGCTGGATCGCGAGGTGTGGCAGGAGAACACCGAGCCGATGCTGTCGCACATCAACGTTGGTACCGGCGTGGACTGCACCATTCGCGAGCTGGCGCAAACCATCGCGCAGGTAGTGGGCTACAAAGGCCGCGTGGTGTTTGACGCGACGAAACCGGACGGCACGCCGCGCAAGCTGCTGGACGTGACCCGTCTGCATCAGCTGGGCTGGTATCACGAGGTGTCACTGGAGCAGGGTCTGGCCAGTACCTACCAGTGGTTCCTGGAAAACCAGCACCGCTTCCGGGGGTAA
- the gmd gene encoding GDP-mannose 4,6-dehydratase — protein sequence MSKVALITGVTGQDGSYLAEFLLEKGYEVHGIKRRASSFNTERVDHIYQDPHAANPKFHLHYGDLTDTSNLTRILQEVQPDEVYNLGAMSHVAVSFESPEYTADVDAMGTLRLLEAIRFLGLEKKTRFYQASTSELYGLVQEIPQKETTPFYPRSPYAVAKLYAYWITVNYRESYGMYACNGILFNHESPRRGETFVTRKITRAIANIAQGLESCLHLGNMDSLRDWGHAKDYVKMQWMMLQQEQPEDFVIATGVQYSVRQFVEMAAAQLGIKLRFEGTGVEEKGIVVSVTGHDAPGVKPGDVIVQVDPRYFRPAEVETLLGDPTKAHEKLGWKPEITLQEMVSEMVAKDLEAAKKHSLLKSHGYEVAIALES from the coding sequence ATGTCTAAAGTCGCTCTCATCACCGGCGTTACCGGGCAGGATGGTTCTTACCTGGCAGAGTTCCTGCTGGAAAAAGGGTATGAAGTACACGGTATTAAACGTCGTGCATCTTCTTTCAACACTGAACGTGTGGATCATATTTATCAGGATCCTCATGCGGCGAACCCGAAATTCCACCTGCACTACGGCGACCTGACCGATACCTCCAACCTGACCCGTATCCTGCAGGAAGTACAGCCGGATGAAGTCTACAACCTGGGCGCGATGAGCCACGTAGCGGTCTCCTTCGAATCCCCGGAATACACCGCTGACGTTGATGCCATGGGTACGCTGCGTCTGCTGGAAGCGATCCGCTTCCTTGGCCTTGAGAAGAAAACTCGCTTCTATCAGGCATCCACCTCCGAGCTGTACGGTCTGGTGCAGGAAATCCCACAGAAAGAGACCACGCCGTTCTACCCGCGCTCTCCGTATGCGGTAGCAAAACTGTACGCCTACTGGATCACCGTGAACTACCGTGAATCCTACGGCATGTACGCCTGTAACGGCATCCTGTTCAACCACGAATCTCCGCGTCGCGGCGAAACCTTCGTGACCCGCAAAATCACCCGCGCCATCGCCAACATCGCGCAGGGTCTGGAGTCTTGCCTGCACCTCGGCAACATGGATTCCCTGCGTGACTGGGGCCATGCCAAAGACTACGTGAAAATGCAGTGGATGATGCTGCAGCAGGAACAGCCAGAAGACTTCGTGATTGCGACCGGCGTGCAGTACTCCGTTCGTCAGTTCGTTGAAATGGCCGCGGCACAGCTGGGCATCAAACTGCGCTTCGAAGGCACCGGCGTGGAAGAGAAAGGTATCGTGGTTTCCGTGACCGGCCACGACGCTCCGGGCGTGAAGCCAGGCGACGTGATTGTGCAGGTTGACCCGCGCTACTTCCGTCCTGCTGAAGTGGAAACCCTGCTGGGCGACCCAACCAAAGCGCACGAGAAGCTGGGCTGGAAACCAGAAATCACTCTGCAGGAAATGGTTTCCGAGATGGTAGCCAAAGATCTTGAAGCAGCGAAAAAACACTCTCTGCTTAAGTCTCATGGCTACGAGGTTGCCATCGCGCTGGAGTCCTGA